The Corvus moneduloides isolate bCorMon1 chromosome 5, bCorMon1.pri, whole genome shotgun sequence genome includes a region encoding these proteins:
- the LRPAP1 gene encoding alpha-2-macroglobulin receptor-associated protein, with amino-acid sequence MAALRVLPALAAALFLAAAGQTSKYSREANEALAAAGSKRREAGEFRVVRLNQVWEKAQRLHLSAVKLAELHSDLKIQEKDELSWKKLKAEGLDEDGEKEAKLRRNLHVIMTKYGMNEKKDSQLVDTNYIKDGTESDTLDDPRLEKLWSKAKTSGKFSDEELDKLWREFKHHKEKIREYNILLETVSRTEDIHKNVINPSEENLVKEEILHNKHRELKEKLRSINQGFERLRKVSHQGYDTTSEFEEPRVIDLWDMAKSANFTEKELESFREELKHFEAKIEKHHHYQKQLEISHQKLKHVEGTGDKDHLNRNKEKYAMLQEKTKELGYKVKKHLQDLSSRISQGLQHNEL; translated from the exons ATGGCGGCTTTGCGGGTGCTGCCTGCCCTCGCCGCCGCTCTGTTCTTGGCTGCCGCCGGCCAGACCAGCAAGTACTCCCGGGAGGCCAACGAGGCGCTGGCGGCCGCCGGCAGCAAGCGGCGGGAGGCCGGAGAGTTCCGGGTGGTGAGGCTGAACCAGGTCTGGGAGAAGGCGCAGCGG CTCCATCTCTCTGCTGTCAAACTGGCAGAGTTGCACAGTGAtctaaaaatacaagaaaaggaTGAGCTAAGCTGGAAAAAATTGAAGGCTGAAGGGCTGGATGAAGATGGAGAGAAGGAGGCCAAGCTCAGACGCAACTTACATG TCATTATGACAAAATACGGAATGAATGAAAAGAAGGATTCTCAGCTAGTTGATACCAACTATATTAAAGATGGCACAGAAAGTGACACACTAGATGATCCAAGACTGGAAAAATTATGGAGCAAG GCCAAGACCTCTGGGAAGTTCTCTGATGAGGAGCTGGATAAGCTCTGGCGGGAATTTAAGCATCACAAAGAAAAGATTCGTGAATACAATATTCTGCTGGAGACTGTGAGCAGAACAGAAG ATATCCACAAAAATGTTATCAATCCATCTGAAGAGAACCTGGTGAAAGAGGAAATCTTGCACAACAAACACAGAGAACTCAAGGAGAAGTTAAGAAGCATCAATCAGGGGTTTGAGCGTTTGCGTAAAGTCAGTCACCAGGGATATGACACAACCAGTG AATTTGAGGAACCAAGAGTGATTGATTTGTGGGACATGGCCAAATCAGCCAATTTCACTGAGAAAGAACTTGAGTCTTTTCGG GAGGAGCTGAAACATTTCGAAGCAAAAATTGAAAAGCACCATCATTACCAGAAACAATTAGAGATTTCACACCAGAAACTGAAGCACGTAGAGGGAACTGGAGACAAGGATCATCTgaacagaaacaaagagaaatatgCCATGCtgcaagaaaagacaaaagaactAGGATATAAG GTAAAGAAGCACTTGCAAGACTTATCCAGCAGAATCTCTCAAGGTCTTCAACACAATGAACTATAA
- the LOC116444718 gene encoding LOW QUALITY PROTEIN: C-C motif chemokine 4 homolog (The sequence of the model RefSeq protein was modified relative to this genomic sequence to represent the inferred CDS: substituted 1 base at 1 genomic stop codon), producing MGIKGGQQQQGLPCRGEPYRHPSSSLTRGSLSPPSTMRVLAVTLAVLLLVAICYLAEADLRISRRAATSQMQETNLISCCHTYISRPLXLSMIRSAYMTSNSCPKPAVVLVTRKGTELCANPEARWVQEYLKHLEQPEN from the exons ATGGGTATAAAAGGaggtcagcagcagcaggggctaCCGTGCAGAGGAGAGCCCTACAGacaccccagctccagcctcactCGTGGCTCCCTCAGCCCTCCCAGCACCATGAGGGTCCTTGCAGTCACCCTGGCTGTTCTGCTCCTTGTGGCCATCTGCTACCTGGCTGAGGCTGATCTCAGAATCTCCAGGCGTGCCGCAACTTCACAGATGCAAG AAACCAACCTcatctcctgctgccacacCTACATTTCACGCCCCCTTTGACTCAGCATGATCCGCTCTGCCTACATGACCAGCAACAGCTGCCCAAAGCCAGCCGTGGT CCTGGTCACTAGGAAAGGGACGGAGTTGTGCGCAAACCCCGAGGCTCGCTGGGTGCAAGAATACCTGAAGCACTTGGAGCAGCCAGAGAACTga